TGGATCCAGTCGCCGAGGCCGTCGGCGCGTACGGCGACGGCCGAGTTGCGTGTCTCGGCCGGGTCGGTGCCGAGGCAGCCGGCCTGCCAGGAGCGGCTGCTGATCCCGACGAGTTCACCGCTGGTGTTGAGTACGGGGCCGCCGGCGTCGCCCTTGCAGATGGTGTCGCCGGTGTCACCCTTGCCTTTGAGCGCGAGCGTGGTCGCGTCCACGGAGAGCGTGTCGAAGGCGCCGGTGTGCACCGTGCCGGGTACCCAGGCGGTCTTCGTGCGCCCGAAGCCGGCCGTCGTCACGACGGCTCCCTGGGTGGGAGCGGCTGCGGCCGGCTTGACGGGCGCTACTCCCGCGATCGGCTGGGCAAGTTTCGCCAGTACCACGTCGCGGTCGGTTCGGGGTACGAGTAGCGTCACCTCCTGAGCGTTCTCGCCCAGGGTGGCGGTGGCTCTCAGCTTCGGCTTGCCGGCCGGGACCGGGTCGCCGGGGTTGTCGGCGAAGCAGCCGGCGCTGGTGAGCAGCCACTGCGCGGCAACGAGAGCAGCGGAACAGGCGCGGGTGGAGTCGCCTTCACCGATGTTGATGCGGGCGGTGTAGGTGTACTGGCCGTCAGCCGCCGGCGTACCGATGACGGCTGAAGCCGATCCGGCCATCAGGATGACGGTGGCGGCGGCAGCGCCGCCCGTCCAGGCGGCGCTGCGCCTTCGTGTGTGCGACATGTGGTTTCTCCGAAAAGACGAGTCAGGGCGCTCCGACCGTGCGGGACGGTGGAGAGGACGAGTGGTCGAAGGCGACGGAACGGCGAGTTCTCCCCGCCGGTACGCCGTCGGGTTACTCGGAAACGGAGATCTCGACGAGGACGTGGTCCCGGCGCTCGGGGTCCGCGGCTTCCCCCACGCCCTTCCACTCGTTCGCGGCCACGGTGATGTTCTGCTGACTGCCGTCGGCGGTCAAGGTCACATCGGCCTGATGAGAGGCATCACCCTTCATCCCGTAGACCGCGGGTATTTCCAGGCTGAGGTAGCCGGTCTTGCCGGTGGCGCGGAAACAGATCTTTCCCTTGGTCCGCGAGTACACCTCCATCAGGCCAGTGGCGGAGGCGCAGTCGGCGAGGGTGATGTGCCCGTCACCGCGCTTGAGGGTGATGCCGAGTTCGGCCTGGATTCTGGCGGCGTCGGGGTAGGCGAAGTCTTCGATGGCGTAGGGAGGCTGGTCGCTGGTCACGCCGGCCGCGCCACCGGCGGGGGTTTCACTGGCGTGTGTGACGGTAACGGCGACGGCGAAACACGCCATGGCCGCAGCAGTCGTCGCGATAACGCGTTTTACGAGCTTCATTCTGTCAGTTCCTTTTCATCCAGAGGGATCCTGGTACGCCTTGAGCGGCCTACCAGGTCGCCCAGCCAAGGGTGACGATCAGCACCTCAACCCCCTCGGCTACGATTTCACCGACGTGTTTGGCCGCACCGAACTTGTCGAGAAGGCGTGACTTTCCGGCGAAGGCGACGCCACCGAGGATGAACGTCCCGAGTGCGGTGTGGAATTCGGTGCTGCGCCAGCCGTATGCGCTGCCTGTGAAATAGACGTTCGCGCCCTTGAGGGCCACGGAGACGCCGGTGAGCACAAGAGACGCCGCTCTGAGGGTTGCCGCGAGCGGCAGAGCCGGGGCAGTAAGGCCGGCACCGATACCGAGCACGATTGAGGCGGTGCCGGTGATCGTGCTCCAGTGCTTGGTGACCTTGGCCCAGTCCTTGTCACTGCTGACGTCCCCGGGCCACAGTTCCCAGTCCACGTACCAGGGCTTGTCCTGGTCGGCAGTCTGGGAGGGATTGGTTCCGCTCCCCTCGTGCTGCTTCGCCTGCTCAGCCGCCGATTTCGCCTCTGCCGCCACCTCGGCCTCCCGCTTGACGGTCGCGGCGTGGCGGGCTTCGCTGGCGGCGTCGGCGGCGGCCTTTGCGTCCTGACCGGCCTGAGTGGCGGAGACGCGCGCCGAAGTGGCGGACGCTTGCGCGTCCGACGCGTAGGCAACCGCCTGCCGTGCCGACGACATCGCCTGCCGCATGGAGTAGTTCGCGGACCGGGCCGCGCCCTGGGCCACGGACGCCGCCTGCTTCGCACTGGCCGCAGACTGGGCCGCCGCCGCTGCCGACGCGTCAGCGGCGTCCGCGTTCTCCTTCGCCTCGCGCGCCGAGTTGACGGCGTCGGCGGCGTACTCCTGGGCCTTCGCCGCCCACGTGGCCGCCTCCGCCGCGGCCTTGCGGGCCTCCGCCGCCGCCTTGGAGGCGAGAGCGGCATCCTCCAGGGCCTTCGCCGCGACCTTCGCGGCATGGGCGATGGCCGCGCGCACCGCGGCGACGTGGGCGGCGTGATCCTGGTCCAGGCGGGCGATGTTGAACTTGTCGCGGAGGACGAAGTGCCGCCGCATGCGGGCGGGGCCCTCCAGAACGATCTGCGCGGCCGCCCGCATGTAAAGGCCACCGGAGGACAGGAGGCTGAACACCTCGACGTGATCGTCCTCCTTCACCGCCTCCACCAGTTCGACGGTGAGGAAGCGGTGCAGGGCGATGGCACTTCCGTCGCTCAGCGCCGCCTCGGCCTTGGCCTTGACGGCCTTTCCCGGGTTCTCGTTCAGAATCTCGAATACCGTGACGCGGTTCTGCGTCGCGGCGGCTTCGATGACCCCGAGGGTGAGGAAGTTGCGGGCGGCGTTCGGATCGTCACTCGCCAGTGCCTGATGGGCAGCCTCGGCGATGGCGGCCGAGCCCGCCCTGGCAATGGCCAGAACGGTCTCCCGGTCATCCTGCTGCTCAGCGAGAAGGCGGTCGGCGTCGATCCAGTTGGCGACATCGTGGTCAGAGCCGGCGAGGGCGAACTCAGCGGCTTGCTGCGTCCACGTGCCCGTCGAGTCGAGAAGCCTGACAGCGGCCTTCCGGCCGGTGGTGACGGCCGTGGCCATGTCACCACCGTGCAACGCCGTTGCGGCGGCCGCGATGAGGTCCTTGATGTCCGTGGCGGTCTTGTCCGCCTGCGTACGCTCCCTGAGGGCCCGGTTGGTCTCGTCGATCTCGGCCCGCGCGCCGAAACGGGCCTCCTCGATCCCCCATTCGACGTCCTCGGCGATACGGGCGGTCTCCGCCGCCCTGGCCGCCTGCTCCACGGCCTGAGCCTCCTTCACCGCGTCGGCGGCCGTGTTGGCCGCCTGCACCGCGGCCTCGGCATGGGCGGTGGACCGCGTGGCGTACTCGATCGCCTTGCCCGCGTTCGCCGCGGCTTCGTCCGCCGCAGCCGCGGCCTTCTCCGCGTGAGAAGCGGCGCTGTTGGCGGCGTCGCGTGCCACACCGGCGGCGGTGACCGCCCTGTCCGCCAAGGTCTTGGCGGTGCTCGCGGCCCGGGTGGCCCGTGCGGCGGCGGTGTCGGCCTCGGCGGCCGCCGCCTTCGCCTCGGCGGCCTGGGACCGGGCAACGCCGGAAGCGGTGGCGGCGGCGTTGGCGGCGTCGTTGGCAGCACCCGCGGCGCTCCGGGCCGCGATCGCGGCATCCGCGCCCGCGGAGGACGCCCCCTTGGCGGCTTCAGCGGCCCGGTCAGCGGCTGCGGCCGTAGTGCGCGCGCGGCCGGCCGCATCGCGTGCGGCTTGGGCGGCCTGGCGCGCGGCCGAGGCCTTGGTGGCGTCCTTCGAGGCAGCGATGGCCGCGCCATAAGCCCGGGAGGCGGCATGGCCCGCGGAAGCAGCGGCACCCGCGGCTGCCTGTGCGGCCTGCGCGGCGCGGCTCGATGCGGCTTGAGCGGTACGGGACGCGGAGATCGCGGTGTTGGCGGCGCTGGCGGCGCCCCGTGCGGCGCTCGCGGCGTCGTTCGCGGCCTTGGCCGACCTCGTCACGTCGCTCTGGGCGGCCAGCGCCTCCTCCGCCGCCTTCAGAGCAGCCGTCTTCGCCTTCGCGGCCGCTTCCTTCGCCCGGGTGGAAGCGGCGACCGCCTGCTCCGTCTGCAGCTGCGCGCGATTGCCTTCCCGGATCACGATCTTGACCAACTGGTCGATCGTCGCGGCTTCTTCGTCGCGGGCACGCGCGATGTACTGGCCGGAGATGAGGAACTGGTGGATCGCCGGGGGTGACCCGTCGCTCAGGGCACGCTCCGCGTACTTCTTCACCTCAGGGGAGGCCGCGGTGAGGATGGTGAAGACCTCGGCCCTTTCGTCCTCCTGTTGCGCGGTGTGCTGAGTTTCCGCCAAGAACTTCCTCAGGGCCGCATGGGTGCCCAACTCCAGCGCCTTGGTTGCCTCCCGCTTGACAGCGGGACCGCTGTTGTTCATGACGGTGAACACCGCCGCCCGCAGATCCGTCTGGAGAGACTGCGTGTAGCCGTCGCGCAGGTAGGCGGCGATCGCCGCGTCCCCGGCGGACAAGGCAGCGTTGGCCGACTCGCGCACCGATTTGTCCGCGTAGGGGAGGACGGTGAGGATGCCGAATCGGGCGTCCTGCGCCTCCGCGACGGGCAGTTCGTTCGCGAGGAAGGCGGAGACAGCCGCCGGAGAGCCGGCGAGGGCGGCGGCGGCGGCCTCGCGGACGGCCCGGCCGCCTGTCTTGTACGCCCACACGGCCTTGCCCCGGTCGGTGTCGGGCAGGCCGCTACCCGTGATGGGGTCGCTCTCGGCGGCGAGGGCCGGGCCGGCGGTCAGGGTGAGGATGGATGGCAGGGCGGGAACAGTAGCCGCCCCGGCGATGGTGGTGAGCATTCGGCGCCTGCTCCAAAACGACGGCGACGTCACGTGTGCATTCCCCCTAGAAAGAGCCGATGCGGACCGCCGGGCCTGTCGGGACCCAGGTGCTCAGGTGCTCAGGCCCACCGAGGTATGGCGGTGCCCGAGCGCGCGGGGTCGCCTGGTGGAGAGCCTCAGGAGGCCGGCCGGTCCTCGGTCCAAGCCGTGGTCGAGCTCAAGGTAGGCACGGCCCGCGGAAGGCAGAGAGGCCTCAGGGCGCCACGTTGAGGACCGCATGCGCCACCCGGGAGGCCCGCCGCGCCAAAGCGGCGTCCGGTGCGCCTCGCCGCGAAGGCCACCCCACCCAACAGGGGTGTATCGAAAGGCAGTTCGCGCTGGTACCCTCGACGGTCCTATGCCATCTCCCAACCTCGGCGGCACGGTTTCGGCCCACCTCGCGCGTTCCCTCGTCAGCGCCATGACCGCCGCGGGCACGGGCAGGCTCGCCCGCCTGCCCGACCTCGCCGTCGAGGTCCTGGGCAACGACCTGGCCCGGATCTCGACCCCGTCGCTCGTGACGGTGTGGGAGCACCTGGTGCTGACGGAACCCCGCACTCTCATCGGTCCCCTGGTCCTCGAGGACGCCCCGATCGGCACCTTCGGTGTCTGGGACTACCTGATCACCACCGGCCCCACCCTGCGCCAGTCGCTCACGCAGGCCGTGGATCTCATAGCCGCCATCGGCGATCCGGCCGCGGAGAAACTGATCGTGGAGGAGGACGGACGTCACTTCACCGTCCGCCACGCCACGGGCACGTGGGGGCCGGACGTGGTGCAGGCGGTCGACCTCTTCGCCCTCTCGCTCTTCCTGACCCGAGCCCGGGCCGCGACCGGCCGCCACATCGTTCCGTCCCACGTCACCATCACCCACCGCCCACCACCGCGAGCCCGGCAACTGGCCGAATTATTCGGCACGGACCGTATTCACTTCGACGCGCCGTACAACTCGATCGCTTTCCGCGAGGACGATGTACGCACGCCGCTGCCCAAGGCCCAACCGGGCATGGACCGGCTTCTGGCGCACCACGCGGAACTGGTACTGGCGGCATCCCGGCCCGTACTGCGGTGGCTCGACCGTTTCCGGACGGCTCTGACCGCGGCCTTTCAGGAGGACACCGTAAGCCTGGAGAACGTGGCGCATCGTCTGGCGATGAGTCCCCGCACGCTCCAGCGACGGCTGGCCGAGAACGGCACGACCTGGCGTGGGCAAGTCGAAGCCTTACGGCACGAGCACACCTCGGAACTGTTACGCACCACCGACCTGCCCCTGCGGTCGATCGCGGGCCGGGTCGGATACAGCGATGCCCGGGCGCTGCGGCGTGCGGTGCGCCGCTGGGAGGGACAAGCCCCGCGCGAAGTCCGCAGATCCGCGGACCGGGCACCGTCCGCCCCCTGAGCGGCGCTTTGGGCCCACAGCTGCGCCGAGGTCGCGCAGCGCCCGGAGCTTCTCGATGTGCGCCTCGACCGGCCCCAGGAGGCAGAAGCGGTCACCGCGATCCAAGCCCAGTTCCCACCCTCTGGGCAAAGCTCAAATCGGCGATCAAGGTACTGTGCTCTGTCCGGGTGAGCACGCCCGGGGAGGGGCGTAGAGCATGGAACTGACCGCAGAGATTGCCGCGTATCGGGCAGGCACGGGGGATCCCGGGCGTCTGGTGGGTGAGTTCCGGCGGGCGGTGCTGCTTGTTCCGCTCGCTGACGACAGCGCGGGTGGGCTGATGTCGGCCGTCTCGGGCGGGATCCGGTGGCTGTACGCGTTCACGGACGAGGAGGCCTTCGCCCGGTTCGTTGAGGCCCGTGGTGAGGCCGCGCGGGAGTGGCCGTACCTGGCGATCCTCGGGGCGCGGCTCGTGGATGCGGTGGTGCCCGAAGTGGACGGCCCGGCCGGCATCGCTGTGAACGTGGCGGACGAGGGCGGGTCGATGCTGTTCCCGCCCGTGGCCGGGATCGTGCCCGACGGCTGCGCCGTGGACCTGCGCGCCGTCGGGGATGGGGAGGCGGCCTGATGGCGGGCGACGGTGACCTGGAGGTGTCCCCGGCCGCGGTCGCGGCGATCCAGAAGGGGCTGCGGGATGCGATTTCCGAGCTGCGCGAGTCCGGGGACGCGGCCGGGGCGTCGCAGGGGGCGGGGTTCGAGAGCCTGTCGATGACGGGGATGGAGACCGGGCATGGTGGTCTGTCGAAGGAGTTCGAGGA
The Streptomyces sp. NBC_00091 genome window above contains:
- a CDS encoding helix-turn-helix domain-containing protein, with amino-acid sequence MPSPNLGGTVSAHLARSLVSAMTAAGTGRLARLPDLAVEVLGNDLARISTPSLVTVWEHLVLTEPRTLIGPLVLEDAPIGTFGVWDYLITTGPTLRQSLTQAVDLIAAIGDPAAEKLIVEEDGRHFTVRHATGTWGPDVVQAVDLFALSLFLTRARAATGRHIVPSHVTITHRPPPRARQLAELFGTDRIHFDAPYNSIAFREDDVRTPLPKAQPGMDRLLAHHAELVLAASRPVLRWLDRFRTALTAAFQEDTVSLENVAHRLAMSPRTLQRRLAENGTTWRGQVEALRHEHTSELLRTTDLPLRSIAGRVGYSDARALRRAVRRWEGQAPREVRRSADRAPSAP
- a CDS encoding SseB family protein is translated as MELTAEIAAYRAGTGDPGRLVGEFRRAVLLVPLADDSAGGLMSAVSGGIRWLYAFTDEEAFARFVEARGEAAREWPYLAILGARLVDAVVPEVDGPAGIAVNVADEGGSMLFPPVAGIVPDGCAVDLRAVGDGEAA
- a CDS encoding ALF repeat-containing protein, yielding MLTTIAGAATVPALPSILTLTAGPALAAESDPITGSGLPDTDRGKAVWAYKTGGRAVREAAAAALAGSPAAVSAFLANELPVAEAQDARFGILTVLPYADKSVRESANAALSAGDAAIAAYLRDGYTQSLQTDLRAAVFTVMNNSGPAVKREATKALELGTHAALRKFLAETQHTAQQEDERAEVFTILTAASPEVKKYAERALSDGSPPAIHQFLISGQYIARARDEEAATIDQLVKIVIREGNRAQLQTEQAVAASTRAKEAAAKAKTAALKAAEEALAAQSDVTRSAKAANDAASAARGAASAANTAISASRTAQAASSRAAQAAQAAAGAAASAGHAASRAYGAAIAASKDATKASAARQAAQAARDAAGRARTTAAAADRAAEAAKGASSAGADAAIAARSAAGAANDAANAAATASGVARSQAAEAKAAAAEADTAAARATRAASTAKTLADRAVTAAGVARDAANSAASHAEKAAAAADEAAANAGKAIEYATRSTAHAEAAVQAANTAADAVKEAQAVEQAARAAETARIAEDVEWGIEEARFGARAEIDETNRALRERTQADKTATDIKDLIAAAATALHGGDMATAVTTGRKAAVRLLDSTGTWTQQAAEFALAGSDHDVANWIDADRLLAEQQDDRETVLAIARAGSAAIAEAAHQALASDDPNAARNFLTLGVIEAAATQNRVTVFEILNENPGKAVKAKAEAALSDGSAIALHRFLTVELVEAVKEDDHVEVFSLLSSGGLYMRAAAQIVLEGPARMRRHFVLRDKFNIARLDQDHAAHVAAVRAAIAHAAKVAAKALEDAALASKAAAEARKAAAEAATWAAKAQEYAADAVNSAREAKENADAADASAAAAAQSAASAKQAASVAQGAARSANYSMRQAMSSARQAVAYASDAQASATSARVSATQAGQDAKAAADAASEARHAATVKREAEVAAEAKSAAEQAKQHEGSGTNPSQTADQDKPWYVDWELWPGDVSSDKDWAKVTKHWSTITGTASIVLGIGAGLTAPALPLAATLRAASLVLTGVSVALKGANVYFTGSAYGWRSTEFHTALGTFILGGVAFAGKSRLLDKFGAAKHVGEIVAEGVEVLIVTLGWATW